GTTAAGGGAAACTTCCGGTAAAAGTTACCAGAGATTCGGTTATGGTTGGTGGTTCCTCCAGTCATCGGTATAATCTCCCCATCGTAGTATTCGTTTTTGTATTCTGCGGCTTCTTCCAAAGCAAGATATTCCTCGCGAGTGTAATACCGCTTTTCAACTTGGACAGACATAATTGTTCCCTCAACCTATCATTCCTTTATCATAGTAAGCGCGGGCTTGAGTGAGTGCTGATGATTTATCAAAAATATAGCCATTTTTGGAAGGTGACTCTTCTTAGCTTAGTCTTAGCGTTTACTCTCCATAGCTGCACCTTAGCTAATGCCACAATGAACAAAACTGAAATACTCTGGGATACTTGGGGCGTTCCCCATGTTTTTGCTAAGGATAATGAAAGTTTATTTAAAGCCTTTGGTTGGGCGCAAATGCACAGTCATGGTAATTTGATTTTGCGCCTGTATGCAGAAGCGAGGGGACGCGCCGCTGAATACTGGGGAGAACAATATTTAGAATCAGATCAAGAGATTCGGAGTTTGGGAATACCTACCTTAGCGGCGCAGTGGTATGAAGCCCAAAAACCGGAAATGCGGCGCTATTTAGATGCGTTTGCACGAGGGATGAATGAGTATGGGAAAAGTCATGCTATTGATGAAAGTCTACAACCCGTTTTCCCGATAACCGGGGTTGATATCCTTGCCCATGCTTTGCGGAATGTGCATTTTACTTTTTTACCACAGGCAGGAGCAGTGCCCCACCTCACTCAACGCTGGCAAGCCGGATCGAATGCTTGGGCGATCGCTCCAAAACGGTCTGCTAGCGGCCATGCTATGCTACTTGCAAACCCGCATTTGCAATGGTCAGGTCAATTTCTGCTCTACGAAGCCCACCTGACCTCACCTGACCTTAACCTGTATGGGGCAACTTTGGTGGGTATGCCGATTTTGGTATTTGCGTTCAATGACCATTTAGGATGGGCGCATACCGTTAACACCATTGATGCCGTTGATTTATACGAATTAACCCTAGTTTCCCAGGGAAATCAGTTAGGCTATGAGTGGGATGGGGGTTTTAAACCGCTAGAAGTAACGACTCAGACGCTTCAGGTTAAACAACCCGATGGGAGTTTTCGGTCAGAACCCTTAACGATCTATCGATCGATTCAGGGTTCAGTTATTCACCAGAAAGATAATAAAGCTCTAGCGATGCGAATTGCAGGTTTAGATCGACCGGATATGCTAGAGCAATATTGGGATATGGCGCGATCGCAAAACCTCCAAGAATTTGAAACCGCCCTCAAACGCCTGCAAATTCCCATGTTTACGGTTCTCTACGCCGATAAAGAGGGCCATATTCTCCATGTCTTTAACGGTCAAGTCCCCAAAAGACCTCCCGGAAGTTGGGATGGCGTGGTTCCGGGGAATACCTCAGCCACTCTCTGGACGCAAACCCATCCCTACGAAGAGTTACCCCGCGTTTTAGATCCGAGAAGTGGTTGGTTGCAAAATGCTAACGATCCGCCCTGGACGACGACTTTTCCCGCAGAATTGAATCCTCAAGACTATCCTGCATACATGGCCCCCCAGTTTATGCACCTGCGGGCGCAACGATCTGCAAAACTGCTGTCAGAAGGGGAAACTCTCTCATTTGAGGAGATGATTGAGCGTAAGAATTCCACTCATGTAGAATTAGCAGACCGGGTATTAGACGATCTGTTAAGTGCAGCCTCAACCTCTGACGATCCGATAGTTCAGCAAGCGGTAGAAGTCTTACAAGCTTGGAACCGGAATACCAATGCTGACAGTCAGGGGGGCGTTCTCTTTGCAGCTTGGGCGCAAGCGATGAATTTTCCCCAAGATTTTGCAACCCGTTGGGATGCGAACTCGCCGTTAACCACGCCTTTCGGGTTAGCAAACCCCTCCCAAGCGGTTGAGGTTTTGACCTCCGTCGCCCGTCAAGTTCAAGAAACCTATGGTTCTCTAGCTATTCCTTGGGGTGACGTGTACCGCCTCAAGTATGGCAAACATGACTTACCTGCAACAGGGGGAAGCGGTTCTTTAGGCGTGTTTCGGGTGTTTGATTTTATCCCGGCTGGGAAGCAATTTCAATGCGGTTTTGGGGATACGTTTATTGCGGCGGTGGAATTTTCCCAGCCGCTACGGGCAAAAGTTTTGAATACTTACGGAAATGCATCTCAACCCGATTCCCCTCACGCTGGAGATCAGTTAGAGTTAATGGGGCAGTTGCGAGAGATTTGGCGCGATCGCGCTGCTATTGAGGCCCATTTAGAACACCGCGAAACCCTCTAAATCCTTACTCTACAGTCACTTGGTGCGGGACTTGTAAATTTTAATGCTCAATTTCTGGTTGAAAACGAGTGGAACTTGGATTAATGTTGCCACTGTCTTAATCGGTACGATTTTAGGCCTACTTTTGCGCGATCGCCTCCCCGGTCGTATGCAAAAGATCATCACTCAAGGCGTCGGCTTAATTACCCTATTTATGGGGACTAGCATGGCGACTAGCCTTAGTAAAGCAACGGCGGGTCAAATTGATGGCGTTATTCTAGCGGTACTGGCTATTGTCATCGGCGGACTTTTAGGCGAATGGTGGCGCATTGAAGAGAAACTCACCACCCTCGGAAATACCTTAAAACGGCGTTTCAAGGGAGAAGGACAGTTTACCGAAGGGTTTGTCGCGGCTAGCTTGCTATTTTGCATCGGCCCAATGGCTTTAATTGGCAGTATTAATAATGGGTTGTTGGGAGATAATGCCCTATTAGCCCTAAAAGCTACAATGGATGGTTTAGCCGCTATTGCCCTAACGGGAAGTTATGGCGTCGGGGTGGGTTTTTCAGTTTTGCCGATCTCGATCTATCAAGGGGGAATTTCCCTGGCCGCAGGTCTTTTTGCAACCACTTTAACCGATCCAGCCAACGATCCGCGCATCTTCCTGTTAACTGGGGTGGGAGGTTTGATGATTTTGGGACTAGGCCTGAACTTGCTAGAGGTCGCAAAAGTCAAAGTCGCCTCTTTTTTACCCGCTTTGCTGGTTGCCCCCCTAGTTTATGCGATCGCACTTCTCAGTAGCTCATAACCCAGACTTCCCGCACTGCCAACTCCCAATTGCCCGTAAAATAACTAGGCATTGCGATACCTTACAGGATAAAAACGCATGACTCAGGCAAAAATTGGTATTATCGGCGGCAGCGGGCTTTACAAGATGGAAGCCCTCAAAGATGTAGAAGAGGTGACAGTTGATACGCCCTTTGGTTCTCCCTCAGATGCTTTAATTGTGGGAACTCTAGAGGGGACGAAAGTTGCTTTTCTGGCCCGTCATGGTCGCAACCATCATTTATCCCCTTCAGAGTTACCCTTTCGGGCGAATATCTATGCCATGAAAAGCTTGGGGGTAGAATATCTGATTTCAGCTTCAGCCGTGGGTTCGTTACAAGCGGAAGCAAAACCTTTAGATATGGTTGTCCCCGATCAATTTATCGATCGCACCAAAAACCGCATTTCTACCTTTTTTAGCGAGGGAATTGTTGCCCATATTGCCTTTGGCGATCCGGTGTGTCCCAAACTGGCGGGTGTTTTAGCGGATGCGGTTGATAGTCTCAATTTAACAGATGTGAATCTGCATCGGGGCGGGACGTATGTGTGTATGGAAGGCCCCGCTTTCTCTACAAAAGCAGAGTCTAATTTGTATCGCAGTTGGGGCGCGACAATTATCGGGATGACTAACTTACCGGAAGCTAAACTGGCCAGGGAAGCCGAAATTGCCTATGCCACATTGGCACTCGTGACCGATTACGATTGTTGGCATCCGGATCATGATAGCGTCACGGTTGATATGATTATTGCCAACTTGCATCGCAATGCTACCAACGCTCAAAAGGTGATTCAGGAAACGGTTAAACGTTTAAGCGCCAATCCCCCAGAGTCTGAGGCTCACTCTGCCCTGAAGTATGCCATTTTAACCCCGCTAGATAAGGCTCCAACCGCTACGAAAGAAAAGTTGGGTCTGATTTTGCAAAAATATTTGTAAGGCTCTACAGGCGCGGTATA
The sequence above is drawn from the Desertifilum tharense IPPAS B-1220 genome and encodes:
- a CDS encoding acylase → MNKTEILWDTWGVPHVFAKDNESLFKAFGWAQMHSHGNLILRLYAEARGRAAEYWGEQYLESDQEIRSLGIPTLAAQWYEAQKPEMRRYLDAFARGMNEYGKSHAIDESLQPVFPITGVDILAHALRNVHFTFLPQAGAVPHLTQRWQAGSNAWAIAPKRSASGHAMLLANPHLQWSGQFLLYEAHLTSPDLNLYGATLVGMPILVFAFNDHLGWAHTVNTIDAVDLYELTLVSQGNQLGYEWDGGFKPLEVTTQTLQVKQPDGSFRSEPLTIYRSIQGSVIHQKDNKALAMRIAGLDRPDMLEQYWDMARSQNLQEFETALKRLQIPMFTVLYADKEGHILHVFNGQVPKRPPGSWDGVVPGNTSATLWTQTHPYEELPRVLDPRSGWLQNANDPPWTTTFPAELNPQDYPAYMAPQFMHLRAQRSAKLLSEGETLSFEEMIERKNSTHVELADRVLDDLLSAASTSDDPIVQQAVEVLQAWNRNTNADSQGGVLFAAWAQAMNFPQDFATRWDANSPLTTPFGLANPSQAVEVLTSVARQVQETYGSLAIPWGDVYRLKYGKHDLPATGGSGSLGVFRVFDFIPAGKQFQCGFGDTFIAAVEFSQPLRAKVLNTYGNASQPDSPHAGDQLELMGQLREIWRDRAAIEAHLEHRETL
- a CDS encoding S-methyl-5'-thioadenosine phosphorylase, which codes for MTQAKIGIIGGSGLYKMEALKDVEEVTVDTPFGSPSDALIVGTLEGTKVAFLARHGRNHHLSPSELPFRANIYAMKSLGVEYLISASAVGSLQAEAKPLDMVVPDQFIDRTKNRISTFFSEGIVAHIAFGDPVCPKLAGVLADAVDSLNLTDVNLHRGGTYVCMEGPAFSTKAESNLYRSWGATIIGMTNLPEAKLAREAEIAYATLALVTDYDCWHPDHDSVTVDMIIANLHRNATNAQKVIQETVKRLSANPPESEAHSALKYAILTPLDKAPTATKEKLGLILQKYL
- a CDS encoding DUF554 domain-containing protein, translated to MLNFWLKTSGTWINVATVLIGTILGLLLRDRLPGRMQKIITQGVGLITLFMGTSMATSLSKATAGQIDGVILAVLAIVIGGLLGEWWRIEEKLTTLGNTLKRRFKGEGQFTEGFVAASLLFCIGPMALIGSINNGLLGDNALLALKATMDGLAAIALTGSYGVGVGFSVLPISIYQGGISLAAGLFATTLTDPANDPRIFLLTGVGGLMILGLGLNLLEVAKVKVASFLPALLVAPLVYAIALLSSS